TGGATGGCCTCAGGTCAAGTTTCGGATGGGCCCTGTACAGACCAGTGACGTAAACCTTTGCTGCTATTCAGCcatgctattcagccatggtttatctatcgcaagaggcatCGTGAGCATAAAATGCGTACACACGCACATCCTTATTACAAACTTCGGCTCTGAACGCCaacatctaacgaggggcatggcagtcgcgtacatgGAAGAGCTCaccgagatgacagactgccaactcttgaaaaagataattcaactgatctgcCCCCCGTACCTATATatgttgatattggcccaagtgtgctgccggcgcagaagcaaagtatcctGCAGCTTATTgaccagtttgaagattgtttctcttcgacgTCCAGGGTccatcaaacgccactgacaaaacatcgaattataacggacgacatgaccagacccatcaggcaaaacccgtaccgggtagctccgcgggaacgtgaagccatcgaaaaccAGGTGTGACAGATGCTTAaagatgacgttattcagccgtcgaaaagccctcGGGCTTCGCctgttgtattagtgaagaaaaaagacggcaccttacgtttctgcgtggattaccgcaagctgaatcaggtgacaaaaaagacgtctacccacttccgcgtatcgacgattcactcgatcggctacAGCATGTGCGTTAattctcgtcgatggatctaaagagtggttattggcaaatagaagtcgatgaaagagaccgggaggAAACAGCTTTCATGACACCTGGTGGCCTTTTTGAAattaaggtacttccatttggcttgtgctcagcaccggccatgtttcagcggctaatggacaccgtactatcaggcttcaagtggcagacgtgcttagtgtgtttagatgacgtcatcgtattttctgccacattcgacgagCACGTCAtgcgactgcactcagtatttcaagctatccgttccgccggactaacacctaagccagaaaaatgccacttcggcttcgaagagcttctgttcctggggcatcttgtcagcagtgaaggtgtgcggccttaccttgaaaaaatagctgccgttacgaattttccagcgccaactgacaaaaaggcggtcagacAGTTTTTATGACTCTGTAcgtactaccgacgcttcattgagaacttctcgcgcatcGCCTCACCATTGGCCCACCTTACCAGAGAAGccgtcgcattcgtatggaatgaataacagcaaaaatcattcgacgagctgcggcaaaatcttcagaagccaccagtcctcgcacactttgatgatgacgcctCGACAACAGTGCACATCGACGCTAGCGATGtaggcttaggagctgtactcgtgcagtggctggatggcgccgaacgagtaattgcttacgcgagcagaactctttcacgtgcggaagaaaattattctaccacggaaaaagagtgccttgtgGTAGTGTGGGCTGTTTTGAAATTCCGTCCATATCTGTATGGTCgcccttttaatgttgtcagcgactatcactccctttgctggctgacaAATTTGAAAGAGCCTTTAGTACTGTcggcgcgctggagcctgaagcttcaagaatttgacatgacggtggtctacagattggggaagcgacattcagacaCCGATTGCTTTTCTCGTGTGCCATACGAACCTGCGCCGGCAGAACATGACcatacagcctttgtcggagtgTAAACACGGCTACTGTcacacagctgcaacgagacgacccggAACTGGAACCCATAATTCGTTTTTTggagggtcgcacttcagctgtacttagagtgtttgcgagagggctatcgtcattttgcttgcgcaacgacgtcctgtataagatgaacttcacgtcGCACcgaaacgactacttactcgtcaTCCCAACATCTTTAAGGagtgaagtattacaggcatgccacgatgaaccaacatccggccacttgggttacacgcgTACGCTGTGCAGACTGAGGcataaatactactggccaagactgacggcgaccgttcatccctatgttcggacgtgccttgattgccagcgcagaaaagtcccacccgtcaaaccagcaggcctcctccattctattgacgtgcctgttattccattcgctcaagtcggaatggatcttttgggcccatttccgacctcatcagcaggtcgcagatggattatagtagccaccgactacctcactcgttacgccgaaaccaaggctctggagaggggcacgacaagtgaagcagcccgatttttcgtggagaatgtggtgctgaggcacggcgctccgtcagtggtaataactgacaggggaactgcattcacagccgaGCTATTACAGACAGTcttaagacttagtggcacatcccaccggcgaacaatggcgtatcatccgcaagcgaatggtcttacggagcgtctcaacaaaacacttgcggatatgctctgcgtgtacgtcgatgtggagcataaaaactgggacgaaatcttgccgtatgtcacgttcgcctataacacggctcatcaagaaacaacaagaacaacgtcATTCCGCCTTCTTCGTGGTCATGGAGTCATCtatatgctggatgctatgctgccacaCGAGTGCGAAGACGTCGAAACAGATGCTGATTATATCCCCCagcttgccgaagaagcccgacaacttgcacgcctacgtattagtcgccagcaggaccaCGATTCTTGTCAAGACGGTACAAGCTTCGTCACCGACTAGTCTCATAcaagccaggagagaaagtttggatatgaACTCCTATTCGGAACCGTGgactctcagaaaaactgttaagacggtacttcgggccCTATAAAGTTCTATGACGTCTCAGTGACACTAATTATGAGGTTGTTTCTGATACTGCGCACTTCTTAAGGCGTCAAATgtgtgctccagaagttgtgcacgtggttcggatgaagctttatttctccgaatgaactcatgtgtttccaacgagtacaaaccactttgattataaagcatcgggacgatgctttcttgagtgggaggctaagccacggctaaaggccgggcaagaagacagaggacgacgaagtgatgagcgtggacgtCAACCACGGTTCTtccgaggaagacgacgtcgaagcggctgcttTTTTGTTCTGTTAATGTAGACATTGTTTTTCCTGGTCACACTGTCGTCCTGTATCCTGTTattttcacgtcgcgacaatattaATTGGCTCGAACGCTCATTGCAAGATAGCCACTGGAAAAACTGATCGCCTCAACGAGCTGCCCTGAAAACGTCGTTCGGGTGGACTGTGCAGGGCATTAGCTCACTCTACCAAGCAACAGCAACTAGTGTCCTTTTCTTATCGGCTCATGGTTCCCCTCAAGAGTGCGATGAATCGGCTATGGGGCGCCTCGACACTATTGGTACTGAGAACCAGTTTTCAAGTACTGTAAAAGACCACCCAGACCTCGACAAATTTGAACACTGTCTGAGCAAGCAAGCTGGTCATTACCAAGTGCCTCTGATGATGCAAAAGCCTGGTATTCCTGCCGGTAGTGACAACATACAGCTTGCAGCCCGTCGAATAAATCTGCAGCTGAACCGATTCAGGGAACAAGCCGACCTGCTGAAACAGTACGACGAAGCCATCACTGTTTATTTCAAGGATGGTCATGCAGAAAGAGTTGATGAAGAGCAGATTCCAGGCCCTAATATTTATTACATGCCGCATCATGTGATCCGTTGAGATGCAGTGACAACCAAGCTCCGTGTTGTCTCTGACGCGTCGTCTCATGTAGTCTATAGGAAAACCGTGCCTGAATGAAGTTTTGTCGAAAGGGGTGAAGCTTGGTGTTGACATCGTGCAACTATTGCTGTCCTTTCGTTGCTACCCAGTGTTTCTTGCGGCAGATATCAAGAAAGCCTGTTTTAAAATGCTCATTCGACCAGCCGACCGCGATTTATTACGTTTTCTAAAGGTTCAGTAACTGCCAACCAAGGAATATCCCAGCCCACCCATTGTCGCATGGCGGATGACTAGGATTCCTTTCGAAGCAGCAACAAGAACTTTTTGCTTGCTGCCAAGCTACGCCATCATTTTGTGTCATGTCAGGAAAAATTTTCCGTGACGGTGGCCCTCCTGGATAAGGCATTTTACGTGGATGACCTCATCTTTGGTGCGTCTACAGCGGAATGAGCCATGACTGTGTACAAGGAAACACGCACCATTTTCGCTGAAGCATGCATGGAGTTACGAAAATGGGCATCAAACTCCGACCTGCTAAAGCAGAAATTTCTCGAAGATAACGTGGTCATTGAGACTGAAGCCGGAGATGACCATCTCATGAAGGTTTTGGGCGTGCCGTGGGAACGTGAAGGCGATGCCATCGCGTTTACAGTGCGCAACGCAGCCTCCTTTGCCACAAACAGATTGGCCATAAAGCACACGATCCTTCAAACAGTGGCCCGAGTTTATGATCCGCTTGGTCATCTTTCCGCATTCACCGTGAAATGGAAGCTGATTTTACAAGACTTGTGGAAGCGGAAGCACTCCTGGGATGACGCGCTGCCATATGAAGTACAAGCTGCATGGAACGCGTGGTGCGCCGAGTTGCCAGATATCCAGGCACAGATACCTCGCTACATGTTTATGCACGGCAGCAGCGCAGAGCTGTCACTTGAACTGCATTTATTTACTGATGCCAGTTCTAAGGCTTATGGTGCGTGCATCTACGTTCGGCCACTTTCTGCCGACGGGGCATGTGTCAAACGAATGCTCATAAGCCGAAGTCACGTCGCTCCACTCAAGACAATGTACCTGCCTCGACTGGAGCTGATTGCCTGCGTTAGTGGAGCACGGCTATCTGGGTACGTACGGTCCGTGCCACCTCTCAAGCTAGTATCCGCTCATTTTTGGACCGACACCCTCGTCGCCCTTCACTGGATTCGAGCAAAAACAACGAATCGAGATTTTTTCGTCAGCAATGATGTGTCCGAGGTATGCAACCTCACAAAGCCCGACACCTGGGCGGTTGCAGCAGCGGTGGGAATCCTGCCGATCTACTCACCCGCGGCGTGTCTTCAAAGGTGTTCTTGCAGTCAGATTAATGGTGGCACGGTTCCCCTTGGCTCTCGACGCTAGGACTGATTCCTAGTTTCAAGCTGGGTGACCTTCCGAACGACAGAAACATTGAGCCTCTCTTTGAGATAGCCACGACGATCTGTCCATCGATTGTTTCATCGAGGACATCAATGGTGCATGCGGAAGATTTCAGCTCACTGAATAGGCTTTTGCGCATTACTGCTTTCGTGCAGTGATTCGTCCACTATGCTTCGACAAGGAGCTCTCCCCACAGTGGAACGCTCACGACTTTAGAACTTGCAGAGGCCGAGCGTTATTGGCTTCGACTCGTGCAAGAGTAGTATTTCGGAGCTGAAATACGATTTCTTGAGAAAGGGAAGAGGCTGCCATCAACGTCATCGGTCCTTCGCCTAGCACCATTCCTGGTTACAAATGGACTCCTCCGTGTCGGTGGCAGGCTCGACCTGCTTAACGTCAGCCCTGACATCCGGCATCCCATTCTGTTGCCCGCAGAACCCAAGTTGACCACAATGATTGTGCAAGCTGCTAATGCCCGCACTCTTCATGGTGGCATCGAGCACACCCTGACCGAACTCCGGGCAAGATTCTGGGTGCTGAAGAGAAGGAAGGCAGTAAAGAATGTGCTTTCCCAGTGTTTATCGTGCCGGAAACGACGACTGATTGCAGCGTATGCTCCAGTAGCACCATTGCTACCAGATAGAATAACAGAGGCTCAAGCATTTACGGTTGTTGGCATCGACTATTGTGGGCCACTTTACGTTCGCACGACTGAAAACTCGAACAAATCATACGTACTGATATTTTCATTGGCCGTGACACGAGCTATTCACCTCGACCTTGCCTCCGACAAGACAACAGCGACCACGATTCTCGCTTTTCGTCGGTTTGTTGCACGGCGAGGCGTTCCAGCCGTGGTGTACTCGGACAACGCCCTAACATTTCGTTCTTGTGCACGGAGCTTCAAAGCGGTCATCCTTGCGTTTTAAGAGTACGGTGCCACTGCGCGCATACAGTGGAAGCTCTTTGATGGAGTAGATGGTGTGAGCTGCTCATCCGAACTACGAAAGACGCTTTGAAGCGCTTAGGGCGTACCAGCCTTGATGTAGAAGGCCTCACGACAACATTATGCAAAGTTGAAGCCGTCATTAATAGCAGACCTCTGACCTACCTGGAGGATGACCCCAATGAATTGCAGCCTTTAACTCCGGCGCACTTTCTGCTCGGAATACGAGCCATCGAGATGTCGGAGCCGGGTGTCACAGCAGAGACGTCAACTCACGCTGAGCTACAACGACGAGTGCAGTACCGGAAGCGGATCGGCATGGAGCTTTGGCGAAGATGAAAAAGTGCctacttactgcagctgcgatcAACGCACTGTCGCCCGGAACAAGGTTCCTCACCGATTAGCATAGGCAACGTTGTGATAGTGCACGAAGAGAACACTTCTCTGGAGTTCTGAAAACCCGGGCGAGTGACGTCGCTGCATCCCGGACTAAACGGGGTAGCCAGAGCATGCTCCGTACGTTTGGCTACAGGCCACGTGGTGAACCGGCCGGTGCAAAAACTGTGCGTAATGGAAGCCACAAAATGACTGACAGACGTTTCGTTTTCTCCCCCTCGGATGATGCTGAAAATAGACTAGTAGGGAGTAGTCTTGGTGGTAGGTACGGGGACGAGAGGAAGTGAACGGCGAAGTGGGATTCGGAGCTACCACTTTATTGAGTAAAGACGTGTCGAGCTCTACAATCACGGGTCTTTGTTTTTAGCACCCCCTTCGTAAACACCGTTTTTTGTCGATTCTCGCCTTGAGTACGTGCAGGACACGCCAAGTGAGGCCATATGTTGCACTAAATCGGGCTGCAGATTGTGATAAGCCAGAACTGTGTGCACATTCAAAGGGACACAGAGCAGATGCACAGTCTCCAACACATTCGCCTAAGAAGTCTAGGAGGCAAAAGCCTTCTGTTTCTTAGTGAATCGTATTTATCTATCTTCATTCAAAAAGTCTCGCCGCACTCAACACGGCTTTGCACTGACTCAGGGGTCAGAggctgtcacggacggctattttcggcgacaccgcgtcacggcaattaacgggcgccgtactccccgactgaccgtgagaaacggcggcacatgaaagggaaccgataagtgcaaaattggggtgctctccttagaacgtcgccgccgacagttaatccttttgtaaccgtggcgacgtctgcaaggtcgtagaaggccgcggtataccccgtacaaggattagactacaagacgcccggctgagagctaagtggttgaccattcccacggagaaaagcgtgggaaacgctctggtggccaagccgtatgacaacaacccgacaggttgtcactctcgctagttgcgggccctctccctattaaaaaggggtggggtcaaaatattttggggcggagtttcccctcaattaaacgtgcatgattggacccaggtagagatctcttgtccccaaggaagagagcgaggagacacgagggggatttaagcgcaggattttgccctgctaggcagactagtcgctgaccaagatggtgtagaaacagatcaacaagcatctcttctagaagtttttagtgtggctctgtatcggctggccacctaaacttagccgttcgtctagttgtgacgcgatattaacgtctgcaacgtagacatcgggacttcgcctcgagttagctcaacctgctcgaagttacctgcaagcactagcctcccggagccaccagcgttgcaacaccgccgacatcgcagtcgtgccagaactctcttcgacttctcgcatccgatcgtcggggacacaacgctgccggtcatcacacgtatgccttcacctgtttatatcttcgaactttctactccgtatttctattgttgttagtttgtgtagtttgtgatagttctctcgcgtaagctgatttattgctttgtatatattttttagttgcatcaagtgttgatgtgctttgttagttgtattgaagtgttgtattatatcccgtgtgctgcaatatcactagagtaaagttgttttgttttctcacgtctctgatctcttcactgtctctgcttgcgtgcggaacgaaccaacctgctgtcattcccgtcgccgacttcgcgctggcgacgcttgagtggcagcttgtaacaaaactggcgtccgcgagacaggacgttccgtacaagagtaggacagtgaggggtgaacgagaaccgtgcggacagcgtggtgatagagccgcacagttgaagcggttgcatcctgcaatgattgcgctgtttttatagtggcattatagtgacagttgcagcatggagtgtatggattttgataagtggatcgcgtacggtaaacagttaggcctcgagagcgccgaactgagacaatgggttaaggagcagcaggaacaggcgttagccagagaagagcgggcacgggcccgggagaaaagagaaaaagaaagggagagagagcaccaagaaaaggagagagagcgcaaagaaagggcgaaagaacgagaagcggcaaggaaagcggcaagggaagccggagaacgggaagtgcagttactgcaattaaagattcgcctcagtgagggtagcagggtgagccgatccagcagtgagcacggcgaggccggcgagaaactgtcatttcagcgagacacatggtgtcaagggctactcacggttctgccttgcgaggcaaatgaagctgttgcgcgactcagtcagcagaacgcgaacaacgaggtagttaaggcagataTGCTCCGGATgttcggaacttctgtctggacaaaagaagagcagctcagacaagagtctgaaagcaaggcgcgtcggaaagcgttggacattgaagcgcgtcatgaaacgccagaaccagaaatcgcgctagaaaagggcccgcatattctcgaatgcagccatataaatgatgtagagaacgaggccttggccggtctcgaggtagag
Above is a window of Rhipicephalus microplus isolate Deutch F79 chromosome 1, USDA_Rmic, whole genome shotgun sequence DNA encoding:
- the LOC142767300 gene encoding uncharacterized protein LOC142767300, encoding MTVYKETRTIFAEACMELRKWASNSDLLKQKFLEDNVVIETEAGDDHLMKVLGVPWEREGDAIAFTVRNAASFATNRLAIKHTILQTVARVYDPLGHLSAFTVKWKLILQDLWKRKHSWDDALPYEVQAAWNAWCAELPDIQAQIPRYMFMHGSSAELSLELHLFTDASSKAYGACIYVRPLSADGACVKRMLISRSHVAPLKTMYLPRLELIACVSGARLSGYVRSVPPLKLVSAHFWTDTLVALHWIRAKTTNRDFFVSNDVSEVCNLTKPDTWAVAAAVGILPIYSPAACLQRCSCSQINGGTVPLGSRR